TGGAGGTTTCTTCTTTATTTTTTCAACTATTTCTTCTTTTTAATTAATGTGTCATCAACAACAAAAGCAGATCTTAGGAGAGGAGACCTCAGCGGAGCAAATCTTGAGGAAACATATCTTGTAGATGCTATTATGCAAACTGATTATGTAAACCAACAAACTAAAACGAATGGAATAATTCTCATAAGTGAAGAAAATCGTTAAAAGGAATCATCAAAGTTAAAGAATGTTCTTCAAAAAATACCTGAAGAATTCAGAAAGATAATACTAAGAGACATTATCCCAATTAGTACCATCGACGTCGTTCATCTCCATAAACAACTTGATAGACGCCTTGAATACGCATTTTAAGCATACAACGTTAAATAGAGCCCTAAACTATAAAAGGGATTTGTTCTGAACTCTTTTTTGATACAAAAATTACTCTTCTATATCAATTTGCTCCAGTCTATCAAGAGCTTGCAAAACCTCTTCCCTTAAAGCCTTAACCTTTTCATCGACTTTTGCCTCTTCAGATTTTTCATCTTTTTCTTTATTTTCCACTCCTTTAATTGGCATTGAAGGTTTGATAGCTGGACCAAGAACTTCTCCTAACTTAGCTTTAGCTTGATTCAACCTACTCTCTATCTGTACTATCTTTCGCTCAAACAAGTTGATAAGCTCGTCTCGAAGGTTCTCTAACTCTCCGACCTCTATTAATAGTTCTGTGTTTCCTAGCTTCTTTTCTACTGCTTTCAATTGTTCACGATATTTTTGTGAAAGCTGCTCTCTTTCTGCTTTAGTAATCTTTTTTTGAACTTCTGCTTCGTAAACACGTGTGAGGGCACTAGAGAGTAATTCCTTTTCGAGTAGTATAGCGTTCAACTCTTTTCGAGCTTTCTCAAGTTCAGGCATTTGGATGAGTTTTTCCTGAGCTGATAAAGGTAGAGTTGTTGGAGCAAGCGTTTCAGCTTTTTCAATATGTTGTTTTGAAGATTTTAATGTGATATAAAATATCGATAATCCCATTATTAGACCGATTCCTAAGCCAATAGCTACATCGAAAAGCTCCATTTAATCCCGATAATAAATCACATCATGGTATTTAAAAGTGATCAGGTAAATAAGATGGATTAGCCTTTAGGATAGAAATTTATGGGAGTCAATAATGAATGTTATTAGCGATAGGGAATGGCATATCCTCCTCAATTGTTAGATGTATTGAGAAGGCAGAAATATCATATAGTTGGTAGGCATTCAAGTGTCAAGAAATGTAAATGGTTACATGAAAGTTTGGTTCGAAATAAAGTTTGTTATAAGCAAAAGTTCTATGGGATTAAATCGCATCGCTGCCTCCAGATAACGCCAGCGGTCTTGAGTTGTCTGACCCATTGCATCTATTGCTGGAGGGTTATGCCCAGCGATTTATCTATCAAGTGGAATGAGACATTCAATGATAGATGGGATGAACCAGAGAAGATATTCGAAGGTTGCATTAAAGAGCAAAGAAGAATACTTACAGGATATAAAGATCAAGTCATCAAGGGAAGAGTTAGCAAAGAAAAGTACGAGGAGGCGCTCAAACCAAATATGGTAGCAATAAGCCTCTCAGGTGAACCTACTCTATACCCTAAGTTGGGAAAACTTATTTCATTATTTAAAGAACAGGGGTTTACTATATTTCTTGTAACGAGCGGTGTAGTTCCAAAGGCTCTAAAAAAGCTCGATTATGAGCCTTCTCAACTTTATTTATCCGTAACTGCACCAGATTATGAGACATATCAGAAAATAAATCGCCCAATCTCACCGAAGCTATGGTATTGCCTAAAGGAGACTCTTGAGCTCATGGAGAGCTTTAAATGTCCAAAAGTGGTAAGAATAACTGCTATAAAAGGCATAAACACAGACTATTCAGAAAATTTTAGCAAATTGATAGACTTGTCTAATTGCACCTACGTAGAGATAAAAGCCTATATGCATCTTGGATATTCAACAAACAGACTTGATAGAAGCAACATGCCAAGATTCAAAGATATCGAAAAGTTAGGTGAACAGATATCTAAATCTACGGGGTATAAAGTCATAGGAAGGTGTAGGAATAGCCGAGTATTATTACTTTCAAGACTCAAAAAGCCTATCTCTTTCGATTAATTTTTTATATATATACCAAAAAATTCTTAAGCTAATTAATCTGTATACCTATTCTCCTTGGGAAGTTGAGTTATGTTCCAGATAGTTGAGCTTGAAGATGTTATAAGGGTTCCTCCAGCAAAATTCGGTCAACCACTTAATGAGGTAGCATTAGAAATTCTGAAGACGAAATATGAGAGCACGATAGATCCTGAGCTGGGTTATATAATATTGATCAGAGACGTGTCAGTTGGTCATGTAGGAAAGATAATTCCTGGCGATGGAAGTACTTATCATAAGGTGAAGTTCTCTGTACTTAATTTTTATCCAAAGATTCAAGAGATAGTTGAGGGAGAGATCGTCGAAATTACCGACTTTGGAGCATTTGTAAGGATAGGGCCTGTTGACGCGATGCTTCACCTATCCCAGATTATAGATGATTTTTTAACAAGCGATGTTAGACAAGGTATCATATTAGCAAGCAAGAGTAAAAGAACAATTAAAGTCGGCTCCAAAGTCAGAGTTAGAATTACTGCAGTAAGTTTAGGGCGAGGAGCGACTATAGGGAAGATTGGCGTGACGAGTAGACAACCTTTCTTGGGAGCACTAGAGTGGATTGAAGAGGATTTAAAGAAAGCTTCAAAGATCGTTGAAGTAGAGAGCAAAACAAAAAATGTGAAATCAATTGGTTAAAGAATTCGCATGTAGAAAATGTAAAATATTAACTACAAATCGCATCTGTCCTAACTGCAAATCTAAAGATATGACCCCTGATTGGTCCGGACTTATAATCATCAACGATGTCGAACGATCTCTTGTTGCCAAGACATTGAATATTAGCAAACCTGGTAGATATGCTTTGAAAGTTAGTTGAACGAAGGTAAAATAAAAAAAATAAAATTATGGATCGAAATAAGCATAGTCGAATATCGGATATTATTAGGCATGAATATATACTGACTGAAAAGCTAAGAGAGGTATTGAAGGAGCCATTAGGGCTTTTAGTTTTAAATAATGAGTTAACTTATGAGAAGATAGTACAACATATAGATAAAAGCGGATTGATAATTACAGTTGGGGACGCTACTACTCACAGATTGATTAACCTTGGTATTATACCATCAATCCAGATAGTAGATGGGAGAGAAATGCGCTTTCCAAGGAGTTTACCTATTTCCATAATAAAGACCGAACTGAGAGCATCGAACCCAGCTGGGCATATATCAAGAGATTCTTTAAGAGTTTTATCAACTGCTATAAAAGCGATTAAACCTGTCAGGATCATCGTAGACGGTGAGGAGGATCTCCTTGTTCTTCCTGCAATAGTATTTTTCCCTAATTGTACATCCATACTTTATGGACAACCTAGAAGGGGTATGGTCATCATTAAAGTTAATCAAAATTCAAAAGAGATGGCAATTTCAATTATCAATAAAATGATCGTAAAAAGTGATGTAGAGAACGGTAGGTAAATTGATTTTAACTAATAAAGATATTAATATTATAGTTCAGATTGGTAGGTAGTGCATTGAGTTTTCAGATAAAGGAGGATAAAATAAACAATCTACTTGGAAGGAGGGAAATCCTATGTACTTTCAGCTCTGTTGCTGGATCTTTGACAAGGCAAGATGCTATCAAGATTATCTCAGAAAAGCTTAAAATAGATATCGACAAAGTGTATTTACTTTCTTTGAAGACGAAGATGGGTACAAGGGATATATCTGGGCTCTTTTACATTTATGATAATCCTGAGGATGCTAAAAAGCAGCTCACAAGACATGTATTCTTGAGGATGTTACCAAAAGAGGAAAGGGAAAAGATTATCAAAGAGAGAAAGAAGAAAGGAAAAAAGGTTAGTAAAGGCTCATAAATAGGAGATGTCGGGTTTGTCTGAAGAAAAGCAAATTAAGAAAAAAGCCAGTCCCCAAATCTGGAAATTTTACCGAATTGATGATTTATCTCTAGTCAAGTTGAGAAAGGAGTGTCCAAGATGTGGAAGAGGGGTTTTCCTCGCTGAGCATGCAGATCGATCGACTTGCGGAAAATGTGGATATACTATCTTCAAGAAAGAATAATCATCGTGTAATTATCTTATTCACTTCATCTCTAATAGCTTGAACTACAGTTGGGCTAACAACTACTTGAAAGGGTAAAAAATATTTTAGGCTTATAGCTTTTTTAACTGTATTAATATCTCCCTCTTTAAGATATCCATCTAAAAATGCATGAGTTATCTTCCTAGCCCCAATAGCATTTAAAGTAAGCTTATTCGAATAATAAATGAATTCTGCAATGTCCCATGCAATATCTCCATTCTCGGCAGACTGCTCCAGATCTGTCAAGAATATCTTCCCTTTTGAAAATATCGCATTACAAGGCTTTACATCGCCTAAAGAATATCCATGTTTATGTGCATAACCTATAGTCTCGCCATATAAGGAAATCGGAGATACTTCTACATAATGTTCATCTAAGATATTTTTAACAATTTTACCTAAATTAACTCCTTCTATGAACTCTGTAACTAAAATTTTTTGATCTAAAATCATTGAGATCACTTTTGGTGTATTCAAGCCGATCTCTCTTAATCGCCTTATAGCCTTGTATTCATTTTTAAGTCTTGATAGAGGTAATAATTCGAATCTTTTAATAAAAAATGTTAAAAAATTCAAAAATGCCCACTTCAACGACAAAGGATCCTTAAACTTTTTCACGGCTATGACGATCTCTTTATATTCATCCTTCAAGGTATATACTTCCAAGATTTCGTGGAACTCTTCTCGTCTTTGACTTATTTTGATATTCTGGCCCAAACCAAGATAACTAATAATCTGGTAAATCCAATTATTACTTTCAACGATTAATAGGCCATCATCGATCCTCCAGAGGTTTTTTGGGCGCTCTATCTCCTCCGGTATGGAATGAACTTCTTTTGATCTGGTGATCTTTGATAAAACCTCTCTTCCTACAACATCTAGATTTACACGTCCCGCATAACCATGAGCTAAATATGACATTATACCTCTCTTGATGGATAAGAGTTTGGTTGGAACCTTTCTGGTCTTTCTTAATTTAAGGTACTTCTCCTTAATCTTAAGGAATTCAGTATCTAAAGAAATCCATTCTTGCATTTCCATTTTTTTCAATGTTAAAAGAAAACCTTTAAGGGTAGCATTCAGATTATCTTCACTCAAGCGCCCACTATAAGTCATCACATAACTGTATAAAGCTGGCGGGTAAAGAGATGCTCTTTTTTTAAGCTTCTCAAATAAAATATACTTGATTGGGATGATAAAATCTGTAGAGAGATCACCATAAGTTAAAGCAATCTCATCTAGAATTTCGAATATTACCCTACTCTTTAACTTTATCTCAACTTTTTCAAGAAAATCGCCCCCTTTTAGAGCTTCATAAGTATTTAATAGCCTACCAGCTACAAATTCACCTAAAGAAGCTTTTTCAGCATCCTTCATCAAGGACTTACTATCGACTATTAAAGCAGCCAAATCTAGGCCTTTTTTTATATATTTATACCTCAATTTTTGCTTATAATTTGAGAGAGCAACTATAACATCATAATCACTATCTTTTCTTGCATAGCCAGTGATACGAGACCCGTAAACGCAGAGGGCTAAAATTTCTCTTTCTTTAATTATATCTTGAAGAACTTCTAATATCTGATTTTTTTTGTCTACATCCAGCTGGTAGATATTTCCACTCATATTAATCTCGTTCATAGCCCTTACGCTCAAGCTCCTCGAGCTTTAGCTTTAAAAGGGGGTCAATCTTCATGTTTAAGATAAGAGATACTGGAACTCTAATTATATTACTATCAGGAGACAGATTTATAGTAGGAAGACCTTTTTCTATCCATTTTTTTAAAGTCTTTTCGTGTAACTTCTCATCATGAGGACCATTTGAGAATTTTTCATCGAGTAACTTACTTAATTTTCTATCTTTGAAAATAAGTTTAGGTTCAAATAATTTTCCATAATCTGAGTAAAGAGACTCAAATAAAGAAGTTGAAAGAGAATCCGAGACGATATCTAAATTATTAAAGCGCCTTAGGAGCTCGATATAATGCAAGAATTCATGAGCCAAGACTGCGCGTATAGTAGTTTTTAATCCAAAGACAACGAGTGGTGCCGAAATTTGAACCAAAATTTCAAGTCCTGTAAACGTTTCTATTGGCATAATTCTTGCATAAAGGACACCAATTTGATATGCTTCAATATGGCTTGATGATAATGGAAGGATTGGTTCAACATAATAAGACGGATATTTTAATCCCGAGGCGGACTCTATCTTGGAGATACCATCCTCCACATACTTTATTCTTTTTTTAATCTTCTTTATAATGGATGATGGTAACTTTCTAGATTTCTCGGCTTCTTCTACTTTAAGTAAAGGATTCAATCGGCCTCAGCCTTTTAATAAGTAATCTATCATATATAGTAAAACTTTTTTTATAAAAGTACCGATATATCACTATACAAAATGATTCATACTATACTATACTATAATAAGTATTACCTTTGAACTGAGTATATAGGTTCTTTTATTCTTTTATTCATTTCTATAAAAGTCTCTGTATGTAAGATTCCACTTATCTTACCGATATTTTCGGAAATAATATTATATAACTCATCCATAGATTTTGTCTTGATTAAGATGAGAAGGTCGAACCTTCCCGTCACCTCAGAAACATTTCTAACTTCTTTTATCGTTAAAAGCTCATTTATTATAGTCTCTCTCTGCCTTGCATCGATCTCTGTACCTATTATTGCGGTTACGGTATAGCCCAAGAGTTCCTCGTTCACGACAATAGTAAATGTTTTAATTACATCTCTTTTTAAGAGACGCTTGATTCTGCTATATACTACAGAAGGGTTAGCATCAATCTTTTTGCTTAACTTTGGAATCGAGAGACTGGAATCTTTTATTAATTCTGTTAAAATTTTCATATCCATCACATCTATTTTGCCCATCATTCAGCACCTTAGTATACTAACTTGATGTAATTCTGCTTAATAAACTTAATTTTTTAATAAAAAAATTATAAATACTAATTGAATCATACAAATACCTTATTGAGCGGTAAAGGAAATTGACAAAAGATATGGAATAGAATAATAAAATTGATTATCTATATTATCAGAAATCCAACTATAACGAAATTCCTACAGAGCTATAGATGCTTCCTAATAATTTATGTTGAAAATCTTTTTTTGTAACAAGATTTTTAAGCCGCATTCCTCTGAATCTAAATTAGTGGAAGGGTAAGTGGATTGCAACTTACCTATCGATAGCGAGGTGGGGAAGCCAGGTTATCCCGGCGGGCTCATAACCCGCAGATCGGTGGTTCAAATCCACTCCTCGCTATTCCATACAACCGCCATTAAATCTAAGTTTTTTGATCATTCCCTCTTTTCGATTTTCGAAAGAATCCATAAAACAAAATAATCGAGGCAGTATAAAATACACTACATATCAAGAATGGTAAATAAAGTGAAATGTGCTGGAAAATATAACCTCCAAATGTTGCAGTTATAGCATAAGGAAGGTTCCAAGCTACGCCGGTTATACCTGAAGCCGAACCCCTTTCTTCTGGAGTAACCATACCCATTATAAATGACAGTAATATAGGGTTTGAGACGTTCATTAAGAATGCTCTTATTATGAAAAGAATTGCTACTATGCTATAATTGTCAACAAATGGTATTATAACAATCAAGCCTGTCGACATGCCTATAGTTAGAACTATACTGTTAACCATACCAAGTGAATCGGAGAGCTTAGGTGCGATAAGGTATGACAAAGCCATGACACCGTTAACTGAAGCATATAGTGGACCTAGGACTACCTCATCTACTCCAAAATTTAAATAAAACCAAAGAGAGAACAAAGGTATTATAAGACCTGCCCCAATACCAACTAAAATATTTGTGAGAGAGAATTTAGCAATAATTTTTAACGACTTTCTTGGTAGGAATTTTCTTTTAGCTCTATAAATTTTATCTTCTTTGATTAAAGCAAGAGGTATGAACGATAGAATCAAAAAGAAGGAACTAATGGCAAACATCGGCCTGTATGATAGTACTTCAGGAAAATCAAACAATACTCGGAAGTAAACTGGTAAACCACTAAATAAGGCCCCAATAGTGTATGTAGAGGTTGATACAAAAAAAGAAAGGCTGAAAGTCATGGTCATCTTTCCTTCATAAGCCTTCTCTGCTAATAAAGCACTACTTGAAGGGTAGAACATAGCACTTCCAGCACCGCCCATCATCCCAGAAATAAAAAGTAGAGAGTAGTCGATGGTGAAAATGTATATTAAGTATGAGATTACTTGAAGAAAAATACCTAGTGCTAAAAGAGTCTTTCGACCGTATCTATCACTTAATATACCAGATGGAATAGCAAAGGTTGAACTTACAAGACCGAAAACAGTATACAAAATACCTATTGAAACAAGATCTATTCCTGCTTTCTCAAGGTAGATCGATTGAATTACTAAGAGAAAGCTGTATGGAAGGGATGTAAGAGAAGATATGATAATTATTAGTTTGGCTTCTTTCTTAATACCACCGTAATATCCTACAGTTTTTCTTATACGT
This window of the Candidatus Methylarchaceae archaeon HK02M2 genome carries:
- the twy1 gene encoding 4-demethylwyosine synthase TYW1, whose amino-acid sequence is MAYPPQLLDVLRRQKYHIVGRHSSVKKCKWLHESLVRNKVCYKQKFYGIKSHRCLQITPAVLSCLTHCIYCWRVMPSDLSIKWNETFNDRWDEPEKIFEGCIKEQRRILTGYKDQVIKGRVSKEKYEEALKPNMVAISLSGEPTLYPKLGKLISLFKEQGFTIFLVTSGVVPKALKKLDYEPSQLYLSVTAPDYETYQKINRPISPKLWYCLKETLELMESFKCPKVVRITAIKGINTDYSENFSKLIDLSNCTYVEIKAYMHLGYSTNRLDRSNMPRFKDIEKLGEQISKSTGYKVIGRCRNSRVLLLSRLKKPISFD
- a CDS encoding DNA-directed RNA polymerase; protein product: MFQIVELEDVIRVPPAKFGQPLNEVALEILKTKYESTIDPELGYIILIRDVSVGHVGKIIPGDGSTYHKVKFSVLNFYPKIQEIVEGEIVEITDFGAFVRIGPVDAMLHLSQIIDDFLTSDVRQGIILASKSKRTIKVGSKVRVRITAVSLGRGATIGKIGVTSRQPFLGALEWIEEDLKKASKIVEVESKTKNVKSIG
- a CDS encoding DNA-directed RNA polymerase, subunit E'' — translated: MVKEFACRKCKILTTNRICPNCKSKDMTPDWSGLIIINDVERSLVAKTLNISKPGRYALKVS
- a CDS encoding GTP-dependent dephospho-CoA kinase family protein; its protein translation is MDRNKHSRISDIIRHEYILTEKLREVLKEPLGLLVLNNELTYEKIVQHIDKSGLIITVGDATTHRLINLGIIPSIQIVDGREMRFPRSLPISIIKTELRASNPAGHISRDSLRVLSTAIKAIKPVRIIVDGEEDLLVLPAIVFFPNCTSILYGQPRRGMVIIKVNQNSKEMAISIINKMIVKSDVENGR
- a CDS encoding 30S ribosomal protein S27ae — its product is MSEEKQIKKKASPQIWKFYRIDDLSLVKLRKECPRCGRGVFLAEHADRSTCGKCGYTIFKKE
- a CDS encoding nucleotidyltransferase domain-containing protein, encoding MNEINMSGNIYQLDVDKKNQILEVLQDIIKEREILALCVYGSRITGYARKDSDYDVIVALSNYKQKLRYKYIKKGLDLAALIVDSKSLMKDAEKASLGEFVAGRLLNTYEALKGGDFLEKVEIKLKSRVIFEILDEIALTYGDLSTDFIIPIKYILFEKLKKRASLYPPALYSYVMTYSGRLSEDNLNATLKGFLLTLKKMEMQEWISLDTEFLKIKEKYLKLRKTRKVPTKLLSIKRGIMSYLAHGYAGRVNLDVVGREVLSKITRSKEVHSIPEEIERPKNLWRIDDGLLIVESNNWIYQIISYLGLGQNIKISQRREEFHEILEVYTLKDEYKEIVIAVKKFKDPLSLKWAFLNFLTFFIKRFELLPLSRLKNEYKAIRRLREIGLNTPKVISMILDQKILVTEFIEGVNLGKIVKNILDEHYVEVSPISLYGETIGYAHKHGYSLGDVKPCNAIFSKGKIFLTDLEQSAENGDIAWDIAEFIYYSNKLTLNAIGARKITHAFLDGYLKEGDINTVKKAISLKYFLPFQVVVSPTVVQAIRDEVNKIITR
- a CDS encoding Lrp/AsnC family transcriptional regulator; the encoded protein is MMGKIDVMDMKILTELIKDSSLSIPKLSKKIDANPSVVYSRIKRLLKRDVIKTFTIVVNEELLGYTVTAIIGTEIDARQRETIINELLTIKEVRNVSEVTGRFDLLILIKTKSMDELYNIISENIGKISGILHTETFIEMNKRIKEPIYSVQR
- a CDS encoding MFS transporter yields the protein MPYKIVWQRIRKTVGYYGGIKKEAKLIIIISSLTSLPYSFLLVIQSIYLEKAGIDLVSIGILYTVFGLVSSTFAIPSGILSDRYGRKTLLALGIFLQVISYLIYIFTIDYSLLFISGMMGGAGSAMFYPSSSALLAEKAYEGKMTMTFSLSFFVSTSTYTIGALFSGLPVYFRVLFDFPEVLSYRPMFAISSFFLILSFIPLALIKEDKIYRAKRKFLPRKSLKIIAKFSLTNILVGIGAGLIIPLFSLWFYLNFGVDEVVLGPLYASVNGVMALSYLIAPKLSDSLGMVNSIVLTIGMSTGLIVIIPFVDNYSIVAILFIIRAFLMNVSNPILLSFIMGMVTPEERGSASGITGVAWNLPYAITATFGGYIFQHISLYLPFLICSVFYTASIILFYGFFRKSKRGNDQKT